In Gouania willdenowi chromosome 24, fGouWil2.1, whole genome shotgun sequence, a single window of DNA contains:
- the gja1b gene encoding gap junction alpha-1 protein produces the protein MGDWSALGRLLDKVQAYSTAGGKVWLSVLFIFRILVLGTAVESAWGDEQSAFKCNTQQPGCENVCYDKSFPISHVRFWVLQIIFVSTPTLLYLAHVFYLNRKEQKLNRKEEVLKAVQNDGGDVDLPLKKIELKKHKYGIEEHGKVKMKGALLRTYIFSIFFKSMFEVGFLVIQWYIYGFSLSAVYTCERSPCPHRVDCFLSRPTEKTVFIIFMLVVSLVSLVLNVIELFYVFFKRIKDRVKGKQPPTLYPSGGTLSPTPKELSTTKYAYYNGCSSPTAPLSPLSPPGYKLATGERGTGSCRNYNKQANEQNWANYSTEQNRLGQHGGGSTISNSHAQAFDFPDDTQEHKKLSSAGHEMQPLALMEARPCSRASSRMSSRARPDDLDV, from the coding sequence ATGGGTGACTGGAGTGCTCTGGGTCGACTGCTGGACAAGGTCCAGGCCTACTCGACAGCAGGAGGGAAAGTGTGGCTGTCAGTACTCTTCATCTTCAGGATCCTGGTACTTGGTACTGCGGTGGAATCGGCCTGGGGCGATGAGCAGTCGGCCTTTAAATGTAACACCCAGCAGCCTGGCTGTGAAAACGTCTGCTATGATAAATCCTTCCCCATTTCTCACGTACGTTTCTGGGTACTCCAGATCATTTTTGTGTCGACACCCACCCTTTTGTACCTGGCCCACGTTTTTTATCTGAACAGGAAAGAACAGAAACTTAACAGGAAAGAAGAGGTGCTAAAAGCTGTGCAAAACGATGGCGGGGACGTGGACCTACCATTGAAGAAAATcgagttaaaaaaacacaagtatgGCATTGAAGAGCATGGCAAAGTGAAGATGAAAGGGGCTCTACTCAGAACCTATATCTTCAGCATATTCTTCAAGTCCATGTTCGAGGTGGGCTTCTTGGTCATACAGTGGTACATATATGGTTTCAGCCTCTCTGCAGTCTATACATGTGAGAGGTCCCCGTGCCCACACAGGGTCGACTGCTTTTTGTCTCGGCCAACAGAGAAGACGGTTTTCATCATCTTCATGCTGGTGGTTTCGTTGGTGTCCTTGGTGCTTAATGTCATTGAGCTGTTCTATGTGTTTTTCAAGAGGATCAAGGATCGTGTTAAGGGCAAACAGCCTCCTACTCTGTATCCAAGTGGAGGCACATTGAGTCCTACACCTAAAGAGCTGTCCACGACTAAATATGCCTATTATAATGGCTGTTCTTCCCCAACTGCCCCACTCTCACCCTTGTCCCCCCCTGGCTACAAACTGGCCACAGGGGAGCGAGGTACTGGCTCATGTCGTAATTATAACAAGCAAGCCAATGAGCAAAACTGGGCTAACTACTCTACTGAGCAGAACCGGCTGGGACAGCATGGTGGAGGAAGCACTATTTCAAACTCCCACGCACAAGCGTTTGACTTCCCTGATGATACCCAGGAGCATAAGAAACTGTCCTCAGCGGGACACGAGATGCAGCCTCTGGCATTAATGGAAGCTCGGCCTTGTAGCCGGGCCAGCAGCAGGATGAGCAGTCGAGCCAGACCGGATGACCTGGATGTGTAA